A single window of Zea mays cultivar B73 chromosome 10, Zm-B73-REFERENCE-NAM-5.0, whole genome shotgun sequence DNA harbors:
- the LOC100276438 gene encoding Putative glucuronosyltransferase PGSIP8 precursor, translated as MGWSAGLWWLVAALWVVAAAAAAAEGEVVVGSAPRRHAYASMMYMGTPRDYEFYVATRVMMQSLRRLSADADRVVIASLDVPPLWVQALKDDGVKVVSVENLKNPYERQENFNMRFKLTLNKLYAWSLVSYERVVMLDSDNIFLQNTDELFQCGQFCAVFINPCIFHTGLFVLQPSMNVFKNMLHELSVGRENPDGADQGFLASYFPDLLDQPMFHPPANGTKLQGTYRLPLGYQMDASYYYLKLRWSIPCGPNSVITFPSAPWFKPWYWWSWPVLPLGLSWHEQRRENLGYSSEIPVVLIQAVLYIGVIAVTRLARPTLNKMCYNRRMEKNTMFLLSVLRVVAAWSILAAYTIPFFIIPRTVHPLLGWPLYLLGSFALSSIVINIFLFHPITVLTTWFGFIGALLVMAFPWYLNGFVRALAVFAYAFCCAPLIWASLVKTMSSLQVLIERDAFRLGEPSQNAEFTKLY; from the exons ATGGGGTGGTCCGCGGGGCTGTGGTGGCTCGTGGCCGCGCTGtgggtggtggcggcggcggcggcggcggcggagggtgAGGTCGTGGTCGGGTCAGCGCCGAGGCGGCACGCGTACGCGTCGATGATGTACATGGGCACTCCACGGGACTACGAGTTCTACGTGGCCACGCGCGTCATGATGCAGTCCCTGCGCCGGCTCAGCGCCGACGCCGACCGCGTCGTGATCGCCTCCCTCGACGTCCCACCGCTCTGGGTCCAGGCGCT GAAAGATGATGGTGTAAAGGTGGTCTCTGTGGAGAATTTGAAAAATCCATACGAGAGACAAGAGAATTTCAACATGCGATTCAAGTTGACCTTAAACAAGCTGTATGCATGGAGCTTGGTTTCGTATGAGCGAGTTGTTATGCTTGACTCCGACAACATTTTCCTCCAAAATACTGATGAGTTATTTCAGTGTGGTCAGTTCTGTGCTGTCTTCATCAATCCCTGTATCTTCCATACAGGTCTCTTTGTGCTTCAG CCCTCAATGAACGTTTTTAAGAATATGCTACATGAGCTATCGGTTGGACGTGAAAACCCAGATGGTGCAGACCAAGGCTTTCTTGCTAGTTATTTCCCGGACTTACTTGATCAGCCAATGTTCCATCCACCAGCTAATGGTACAAAACTTCAGGGTACTTACCGCCTCCCTCTAGGCTACCAGATGGATGCGTCTTACTATT ATCTGAAGCTTCGCTGGAGTATTCCATGTGGACCGAACAGTGTGattacatttccaagtgctccatGGTTTAAGCCATGGTACTGGTGGTCTTGGCCAGTTTTACCTTTGGGGCTCTCTTGGCATGAACAACGTCGTGAAAACCTAGG GTATTCATCTGAGATACCAGTAGTATTAATTCAGGCTGTACTGTACATTGGAGTCATAGCAGTGACCCGACTGGCGAGGCCTACCTTGAACAAGATGTGCTACAACAGAAGAATGGAGAAAAACACTATGTTCTTGCTCTCTGTTCTCAGAGTCGTGGCTGCTTGGTCCATACTTGCTGCCTACACCATACCCTTCTTCATCATCCCAAGGACCGTGCATCCACTGCTTGGCTGGCCTCTCTACTTGCTCGGTTCTTTTGCTCTTTCTTCCATTGTTATCAACATTTTCCTCTTCCACCCGATCACCGTCCTCACAACATGGTTTGGATTCATAGGCGCACTCCTGGTGATGGCCTTCCCTTGGTATCTAAATGGTTTTGTCAGGGCCTTGGCAGTGTTTGCGTATGCTTTCTGCTGCGCGCCCTTGATCTGGGCATCTTTGGTCAAGACAATGAGCTCCTTGCAGGTCCTGATTGAGAGGGATGCATTCAGGCTCGGAGAACCTAGCCAGAATGCGGAGTTCACAAAGCTATACTGA